A stretch of the Ochrobactrum sp. BTU1 genome encodes the following:
- a CDS encoding L-serine ammonia-lyase yields the protein MFLSVFDLYKIGIGPSSSHTMGPMTAAHMFLDELVSGNWPKPANAKVYRLKASLHGSLAYTGIGHATDRAVILGLCGFTPDSIDPDIMDSEVEKVSRARTVQPAGHPAYQFDPKTDLVLDRKTPLPGHANGMAFEAYDKSDRLLLRRVYFSIGGGFVVTAEELSRVQTSGGKREEKANVPYPFNNAAEMLAMARSSGLSIADMKRANEECHMSCLDLDEGLDRIWGAMRGCIERGLSRDGIMPGGLKVRRRARQLFERLEDDWRNNKLNPLLANDWLSVYAMAVNEENASGGRVVTAPTNGAAGVVPAVLRYYLHFHDDADAKGIRDFLLTSAAIGGVIKHNASISGAEVGCQGEVGSASAMAAAGLAAVMGGTPEQIENAAEIALEHHLGMTCDPVAGLVQVPCIERNALGAVKAVTAASLAVKGDGQHFVPLDACIETMRQTGHDMSERYKETSQGGLAVNVVAC from the coding sequence ATGTTTCTGTCGGTATTCGATCTGTATAAAATTGGTATTGGGCCTTCGAGTTCGCACACGATGGGTCCGATGACGGCTGCCCATATGTTCCTCGATGAGCTGGTCAGCGGCAATTGGCCGAAGCCCGCCAATGCGAAGGTTTATCGATTGAAGGCGAGCCTGCACGGCTCACTCGCCTATACCGGCATCGGCCACGCCACGGATCGCGCTGTGATTCTGGGCCTTTGTGGTTTCACACCTGATTCGATTGATCCGGATATTATGGATAGCGAAGTCGAAAAGGTTTCGCGTGCCAGGACGGTTCAGCCCGCTGGGCATCCGGCATATCAGTTTGATCCCAAGACCGATTTGGTTCTTGATCGTAAGACGCCTTTGCCCGGCCATGCGAATGGCATGGCTTTTGAGGCATACGACAAAAGCGACCGATTGCTCCTCCGCCGTGTGTATTTTTCGATTGGCGGCGGCTTTGTTGTGACTGCGGAAGAATTGAGCCGCGTGCAGACCAGTGGTGGAAAGCGCGAGGAAAAGGCCAATGTGCCTTATCCGTTCAACAATGCAGCTGAAATGCTCGCTATGGCACGTTCAAGTGGGCTTTCAATTGCCGACATGAAGCGCGCCAATGAAGAGTGCCATATGTCGTGCCTTGATCTCGACGAAGGTCTTGATCGCATCTGGGGTGCGATGCGAGGTTGTATCGAACGTGGCCTGAGCCGTGATGGTATCATGCCGGGGGGCTTGAAGGTCCGTCGCCGCGCACGTCAACTATTTGAGCGTCTGGAAGACGATTGGCGCAACAACAAGCTCAATCCGCTGCTCGCAAATGACTGGCTGTCCGTCTATGCTATGGCCGTCAACGAAGAGAATGCTTCGGGTGGGCGTGTTGTAACCGCACCGACCAATGGTGCGGCGGGTGTCGTGCCTGCTGTTCTGCGATATTACCTTCATTTCCACGACGATGCCGATGCAAAGGGCATTCGAGACTTTTTGCTGACGTCAGCGGCAATTGGTGGCGTGATCAAGCACAATGCTTCGATCTCAGGCGCAGAAGTAGGTTGTCAGGGTGAGGTCGGTTCTGCATCAGCTATGGCCGCTGCCGGTCTTGCGGCTGTTATGGGCGGCACGCCTGAGCAGATTGAGAATGCAGCTGAAATAGCCCTTGAGCATCATCTGGGCATGACCTGCGATCCGGTAGCCGGTCTCGTGCAGGTGCCTTGTATTGAACGCAATGCGCTTGGCGCTGTAAAGGCTGTTACGGCTGCATCGCTTGCTGTGAAGGGTGATGGTCAGCATTTCGTGCCGCTTGATGCCTGTATCGAAACCATGCGTCAGACGGGTCACGATATGAGCGAGCGCTACAAGGAAACCAGTCAGGGCGGACTGGCCGTCAATGTGGTTGCCTGCTGA
- a CDS encoding DUF1624 domain-containing protein, with amino-acid sequence MQSNAELTVTPASRPRLTRIDIARGVALIAMAIYHFGWDLEFFGYMAPATTAHGGWKLFARCIASSFLFLVGFSLVLAHGRAIRWEAMGKRLLQIGAAAAAISAVTYYMSPDNFIFFGILHQIALASVLGLLFLRLPPVVTLIVAAFVITAPFYAQSDIFNQMWLAWIGLSTVPPRSNDYVPLFPWFGAVLIGIAAARIFKRFNWLPILSGGIKPAFLQKPLTSIGRHSLAFYLIHQPVLIALVYLFSQIMPPAQPAPRQAFMQSCVASCIQNGSETLCTQFCGCVVSELDKAKLFDDVFNGKADQNNNSTVQQIAEMCSPVPDNQP; translated from the coding sequence ATGCAGAGCAATGCTGAATTGACTGTAACGCCCGCAAGCCGTCCGCGCCTGACACGCATTGATATTGCGCGCGGCGTCGCGCTTATTGCGATGGCGATCTATCATTTCGGCTGGGATCTTGAGTTCTTCGGCTACATGGCACCGGCAACGACAGCACATGGCGGATGGAAGCTCTTTGCGCGCTGCATCGCATCAAGCTTCCTGTTTCTGGTCGGTTTTAGTCTTGTTCTCGCGCATGGCAGAGCCATCCGCTGGGAAGCAATGGGAAAGCGTCTGTTGCAGATCGGAGCGGCAGCAGCAGCCATTTCCGCTGTGACATACTATATGTCACCCGATAACTTCATTTTCTTCGGCATTCTGCATCAGATCGCACTGGCAAGCGTGCTGGGTCTACTGTTCTTGCGCCTGCCACCTGTTGTTACACTGATCGTGGCAGCTTTCGTCATAACCGCACCGTTTTATGCACAGTCAGATATTTTCAACCAGATGTGGCTTGCATGGATCGGGCTTTCGACAGTCCCGCCTCGCTCCAACGATTACGTGCCGCTGTTTCCATGGTTTGGCGCCGTGCTGATTGGTATAGCGGCGGCACGTATCTTCAAGCGCTTTAACTGGCTCCCGATACTATCCGGCGGCATTAAGCCCGCCTTTCTGCAAAAGCCGCTCACCTCTATCGGTCGCCACAGTCTTGCATTCTATCTGATCCATCAGCCTGTACTGATCGCGCTTGTCTATCTGTTCTCGCAGATCATGCCGCCAGCACAGCCAGCGCCACGCCAAGCCTTTATGCAATCCTGCGTCGCATCCTGCATTCAGAATGGAAGTGAAACGCTATGCACGCAGTTCTGCGGCTGTGTTGTGAGCGAACTCGACAAGGCAAAACTGTTCGACGACGTCTTTAACGGCAAGGCTGACCAGAACAATAACAGCACGGTTCAGCAGATCGCCGAGATGTGCTCACCAGTGCCGGATAATCAGCCTTAA
- a CDS encoding VanZ family protein, with protein MTRLLRIAAWSILVLILVVTISPIQFRPITGEPADLERFAAFFLVGFLFALAYPRQWLAVLLLTVGCAGMFELLQRLAPGRHGEFADFLFKAVGALAGVCIGRGLSLLPFFESRLKR; from the coding sequence ATGACGCGACTTTTGCGTATCGCTGCCTGGTCGATTCTGGTTTTAATCCTCGTGGTAACGATCAGCCCAATCCAGTTCCGTCCGATCACCGGCGAGCCTGCTGATCTGGAACGTTTTGCTGCTTTTTTTCTTGTCGGTTTTCTCTTTGCACTGGCCTACCCACGCCAATGGCTGGCAGTCCTGTTACTTACGGTCGGGTGCGCTGGCATGTTTGAGCTGCTTCAGCGGCTCGCACCCGGACGGCACGGCGAATTTGCCGATTTCCTTTTCAAAGCGGTTGGTGCCCTTGCGGGCGTTTGTATAGGCCGAGGCTTGAGCCTCTTGCCTTTCTTTGAAAGCAGATTGAAGAGGTAA
- a CDS encoding MerR family DNA-binding transcriptional regulator yields the protein MREYYTITELTREFGISTRTLRFYEDEGLISPVRRGRTRLFRPSDRHLLKQIMRGKRLGFSIAEIHEIVQMYREPPGETGQLKLLMKRVEEKRADLRQKRRDIDETLSELDQVEEACIERLAELGVST from the coding sequence GTGCGCGAATATTATACGATCACAGAACTGACGCGGGAATTCGGGATATCGACCCGGACATTGCGTTTTTATGAGGATGAGGGGCTGATCTCGCCGGTAAGGCGTGGCCGCACACGCTTGTTCAGGCCTTCTGATAGGCATCTTCTGAAGCAGATTATGCGTGGAAAGCGTCTTGGCTTTTCAATCGCCGAGATACACGAAATCGTACAGATGTATCGCGAGCCGCCGGGTGAAACCGGCCAGCTCAAGCTTTTGATGAAGCGCGTTGAGGAAAAGCGTGCGGATCTTCGCCAGAAGCGTCGCGACATTGACGAAACGCTTTCCGAACTCGATCAGGTTGAAGAAGCCTGCATTGAACGTCTTGCAGAACTTGGTGTTTCTACCTGA
- the queF gene encoding preQ(1) synthase, which translates to MSEKTIYSDLKQLGSNSTIPQSPEEAVLERVANPQAGTPYCVRFTAPEFTSLCPMTGQPDFAHLMIDYVPGKWLVESKSLKLFLFSFRNHGAFHEDCTVTIGKRLVELLDPEWLRIGGYWYPRGGIPIDVFYQTGETPKNVWIPEQSVPNYRGRG; encoded by the coding sequence ATGTCTGAAAAGACAATATATTCCGATCTCAAACAACTCGGATCGAACAGCACGATACCGCAATCTCCGGAAGAGGCCGTTCTTGAAAGGGTCGCAAACCCGCAAGCAGGAACGCCGTACTGCGTTCGCTTCACAGCACCAGAATTCACCTCTTTATGTCCTATGACCGGACAGCCGGATTTCGCTCACCTGATGATCGATTACGTTCCGGGCAAGTGGCTGGTTGAAAGCAAGTCGCTCAAGCTTTTCCTGTTCTCATTCCGCAATCATGGTGCTTTCCATGAAGACTGCACGGTCACAATCGGCAAGCGACTTGTTGAACTGTTGGACCCGGAATGGCTGCGCATTGGCGGCTATTGGTATCCGCGTGGCGGCATCCCGATTGATGTGTTTTATCAGACGGGCGAAACACCAAAGAATGTCTGGATTCCTGAACAGTCTGTACCCAATTATCGCGGTCGCGGTTGA
- a CDS encoding DUF1489 family protein, with product MALNLVKLCVGCDSIEDLAAWIDFRLAEQRAAGLVPEQFHTTRMVPKRIDELLEGGSLYWVIKGNVQCRQRLLDIRPFTDEQGINRCHLVLEPKIHPTQWQPRRAFQGWRYLSENEVPLDEAAGKSGRAALPPELRQELAALGLL from the coding sequence ATGGCACTTAATCTCGTCAAACTCTGCGTCGGCTGCGATAGCATCGAAGATCTCGCAGCCTGGATCGATTTCAGGCTTGCGGAGCAGCGCGCTGCCGGGCTTGTCCCGGAACAGTTTCACACGACACGCATGGTTCCCAAACGTATTGATGAACTGCTTGAAGGCGGATCGCTTTATTGGGTGATCAAAGGCAATGTTCAATGCCGCCAGCGCTTGCTCGATATTCGCCCGTTTACGGATGAGCAGGGCATCAATCGCTGCCATCTGGTGCTGGAGCCGAAAATCCATCCGACTCAGTGGCAACCACGTCGTGCTTTTCAGGGCTGGCGCTATCTCAGTGAAAACGAGGTTCCGCTTGATGAAGCGGCTGGTAAGTCGGGCAGGGCAGCACTGCCGCCGGAGCTTCGGCAGGAACTTGCAGCGCTGGGATTGCTTTAG
- a CDS encoding DUF924 family protein, producing MAIQPQDVLDFWFSAKMRENWFSKSDDIDAEIREKFLAAYEDGRADKLEDWKQQPESALALTILFDQFPRNMFRSSPRSFESDGLARDVAAQALDHDFDRKLSAEQRQFFYLPFMHSEHLSDQKRCVDLYEKLGDDFSLGFARQHHDIIERFGRFPHRNKVLGRETTSEEAEFLKEHAGF from the coding sequence ATGGCCATTCAACCCCAAGACGTCCTCGATTTCTGGTTTTCTGCAAAGATGCGCGAAAACTGGTTCAGCAAAAGCGATGACATCGATGCGGAAATTCGCGAAAAATTTCTGGCAGCTTATGAAGATGGTCGCGCAGACAAGCTGGAAGACTGGAAACAGCAGCCGGAAAGTGCACTCGCGCTGACTATCCTGTTCGACCAATTCCCACGTAATATGTTCCGCAGCTCTCCACGCTCATTTGAAAGCGACGGTCTCGCCCGTGACGTTGCAGCGCAGGCGCTTGATCATGACTTCGACCGCAAACTTTCAGCTGAGCAGCGTCAGTTCTTCTACCTGCCATTCATGCATAGCGAGCATCTCAGCGACCAGAAACGCTGTGTCGATCTTTACGAAAAACTGGGTGATGATTTCTCGTTGGGCTTTGCCCGCCAGCATCACGATATTATCGAGCGTTTTGGTCGTTTCCCGCACCGTAACAAGGTTCTGGGTCGCGAAACGACCAGCGAGGAAGCCGAATTCCTCAAGGAACATGCTGGTTTTTAA
- a CDS encoding YdcF family protein has translation MFFSVSKLFWLFFQPLTIILVFLLIALLLIWTGFRKLGLTTLIAAVLVLFISAYTTLGTVLLAPLEDRFAKQTELPKRVDGIVVLGGYMNGDINAGRPGFELNSAADRIFETMRLARLYPDAKVIVSGGDGAFFEDAKPEADSTRTMLSDLGFSGDRFIFENKSRNTVENAEFSKALAEPKPGETWLLVTSAYHMPRSIGCFRKAGFDVVAWPVDYKTPPKQGLSIYLESPNEALSRFSVAMREWVGLTAYWMTGKTDMLLPQP, from the coding sequence TTGTTTTTCAGTGTTTCCAAGCTTTTCTGGCTGTTTTTTCAGCCGCTGACAATCATCCTCGTATTTCTGTTGATCGCACTTTTGCTGATCTGGACCGGCTTTAGAAAACTCGGGCTTACAACGCTAATTGCCGCTGTATTGGTGTTGTTTATCAGCGCTTATACAACACTTGGCACCGTGTTGCTTGCGCCGCTGGAAGATCGCTTTGCAAAACAGACCGAGCTCCCGAAACGTGTTGATGGCATTGTGGTTCTGGGCGGTTATATGAATGGTGACATCAATGCAGGGCGTCCCGGATTTGAATTGAACAGCGCTGCCGATCGAATTTTTGAGACGATGCGGCTTGCACGGCTTTATCCCGACGCGAAAGTCATTGTGTCCGGTGGGGACGGTGCCTTTTTTGAAGACGCCAAGCCCGAAGCCGATAGCACACGCACAATGTTGTCTGATCTGGGCTTTTCAGGTGATCGCTTCATTTTTGAGAACAAATCCCGCAATACAGTAGAAAATGCGGAGTTTTCCAAGGCGCTCGCTGAACCAAAGCCCGGTGAAACATGGCTTCTGGTGACGTCGGCCTATCATATGCCGCGGTCTATCGGGTGCTTCCGCAAAGCAGGCTTTGACGTTGTTGCATGGCCGGTTGATTATAAGACACCACCAAAGCAGGGCCTTTCAATCTATCTTGAATCGCCGAACGAAGCCTTGTCGCGCTTTAGTGTAGCAATGCGTGAATGGGTAGGGCTTACAGCCTATTGGATGACCGGCAAGACAGATATGCTGCTGCCTCAACCCTGA